Genomic DNA from Halobaculum sp. MBLA0147:
CAACCCAGTCTGTCTCGCACTGTACGGACATCCGAACGTCTTCGTCTCGCCGACCGAGTGGATCGCCGATGAGGCCGAGGAAAGAAACATGAACGTCGACATCCGTCCCGGCGTCTCGTCGATGGATGCGTTGTACAGTGATCTGATGTTGGACCCGTCACGGAACGGGATTCAGATGTTCGAGGCGACGGACCTCCTGATCCGCGAGTTCGATCTCAACCCGCACGTACCGGCGTTCATCTGGCAGATCGGCACTCTTGAGACGGTGCTGTACACGACCGCGGACAGTAGTCCGGAACGGTTCGAGCGGTTCAGAGAGTACCTCGAACGCTTCTACCCGTCCGACCACACCGTGTACATCTGTCAGACAGCAGTGTACCCGACGACACAGTCGAAACAGATCCCCGTCGAGATCGGTGACTTCGAGGAGAAACACGACGAGATCAACGGGGTGCAGACGCTGTACGTCCCCCCGGTAGAGCGGAAGGAGGTCGTGAACGAGGAGTTGGAAGAACAAGTCGTCTCCTCGGACCACTTGGAGACGATCACCGAGAACTGAACGACTGGACGGTCACTCGATCAGGTTCCTCGTTCCGCCATCATGTCGGCTGCGCGATCGGCCCAGCCGGTGTACCGGAAGCCGGCGACGACGACGAGCGTCATCCAGACGTAGTGGAGCCCGACGGCGAGGTACGCCCCCGTCGGGCCGAGTCCGGCGACGACACCGAGCAGGTAGGTGCCGCCGAGTAGGACTCCGAACACGCCCGAGAGCCGCGCGACCAGCGGGACGCGCGTCTCGCTGGCGCCCTGGAGCGCCCCCGACAGGACGACGTAGGCGACGAGGAACACCCCGGTAGCGCCGTACACCCGGGCGAACGCGACGGCGTACGGGACCGTCGACGGGTCGTCGGTGAACACGCGGACGAACGCCGGGGCGAGCCCGACGAGCGCGAAGCCGACGACGCCGACGGTCGCCAGCCCGAGCCCGGTGGTGGCGTACCCCTCGTACAGCGCGCGGTCCGGGTCGCCGTCACCCAGCGCCTGGCCGACGACGACGGAGCTGGCGACGTTGTAGCCGCGCGAGAGCGGACTCGTCACCTGTTGGTACATCCGTCGCCCGATCTGGAACCCGGCGTTGACCGGCGTCCCGAAGCCGAGCAGCAGCGAGTTGAACGGGAACTCGGCCAGCGTGGCGGCGAACCCCTCGACGACGCGCGGGGCGGAGACGCGGACGAGTTGCCGAGCGATCACCGGGTCGCGTGGCCGGACGAGGGAGGCGTCCGACCAGTCCGTCCACATCGCGGCGAGCAACAGCGTCGCCGTCAACCCGTTACCCACCGCCGTCGCCAGCCCGACGCCGAGGACGCCGAGTCGGGGGGCGCCGAACAGTCCTAGCCCGAACACGACGGAGCCGGCGATGTTGAGCGCGTTCGAGAGCACGTTGACGTACATCGGGGTGCGTGTGTCGCCGGTCCCCTGGAGCGAGCGCGCGCCGATCAGGGCGACGTGACGGGCCGGTGCGGTGGCGAAGACGATCGCGAGGTACGTCCCGCCGAGCGCGGCGGTCGCCGGCGACGCGCCGAGCACCGCCAGCAGTCGGTCCCCGAACAGCCAGCCGATCGCGACGAAGGGGAGTCCGGCGAGGATTCCCGTCAGGATCGCCTGTGTGACCGCCTCGTCGCGGTTGGCGACGGCGTCGGCGCCGGTGTCCTGACTCGACAGGGCGATGGCGCCGCCGCCGAGCCCGAGTCCGATCCGTAGCGGGAACCGGGCGTACAGGTCCGCCAGCCCGATGGCGACGACAGCCGCGGGGGAGAACTGCGCCGTGACGATCACGTCCGTCGTCCGCATCCCGGTCCGGAACACCTGCTCGGTCGAGACCGGCCACGACAGCGAGAGGACGCGCCGCCACACCCCGAACAGCCGACGCCAGTCCATACCCACGGCTGGGTGGGGTGACGGTTCTAGGTGACGGAATCGGAACCTCGTCGACGCACCGACGACCTCGGCGAGTGATTCCGAACGACCTTTGAGCGGCCTCTCCGTGACGCGACACGTCACATGGACAGACGCACGTTCCTGCGGCGCACCGGCGCGGCCGGTGTCGTCGGATCGGGACTCGCGGGGGGCGCGGCGGCGGAGTCGACACGGACGACAGAGGGACAGGCGGCGACACGGACGACGACGGCGGGGAGCCGGGGGACTGCGACCGACACCCTCGGGCCGCTGTTGTTCGACTCGACGTGTAGCCTGTTGAACGCCGACGGGGAGCCGTTGACGAACGACGAGTACGTCCCGGTGCGGGCCGCGGAGACCGCCCGGGTGACCGACGAGGACGGCGACGGCGACGCCACCAGCTACGAGGACAGCGGCGTCGCCCCGGCGCTGGCGGCCGTCGACGGCGGCGTGTTCGGCATCGGCGCCCCGTTCGTCGCCGACGCGGACGCGGAGTGGGGCAACGAGGAGTTCCTGCGGAACGTCTGGGACGAGCTCGCGGGCGAGGGGACGATCCTCTGGGACGAGGGCCACGAGCAGTTCTACACCCTCGACGAGTTCGCCGCGTTCCGCGGCTACGTCGAGTCCGGCCCGTACACGGTCACACCGACGACCGACCTGCAGGCGAACCTCGACGGCGCCGCCGGGATCGTGATCACCTCGCCGTCGGCCGCGTTCACCGACGCGGAACTCGACGCGCTGGCGTCGTTCGTCGCCGACGGCGGGGCGGTGTTCCTCCACAGCCAGTCGGACTACAACGACTTCGACGAGACGGACAACGTCAACGAGATCGCGGCGGCACTCGACGCCCCGTTCCGGTTCGACGACTGTCAGGTCGCCGACGACGAGTCGAACGGTGGGTCCTTCTTCCAACCGACGACGACGAACGTCGACACGAGCTTCCCGTTCTTCGAGCCGCGCGAGGGGCGCGCGACGGGACCGGAGTTCTCCTTCGACGAGGAGTACACGGCGACGATCACGGACGTTGCCGACGGGGACACCTTCACCGTCCAGTTCGAGAGTGGGGCCACCGAGGACGTCCGCGTGCTCGGCGTGGACACGCCGGAGACGCCCGCGAACGCCGACGCCGAGAACCCCCACGAGTGGGAGGGCCTGGGCGATCAGGCGTCGAGTCCAGAACAGGACGGCGACTACCCGTACCTCTCGGCGGAGGGGGCCGAGGCTTCCGAGTTCGCGATCGGGGAGTTGGCCGACGCGACGGTGACGCTCACCTTCGACGAGAACGAGGGGATCGAAGACCCGTTCGGGCGTATCCTCGCGTACGCCCACTACGACGCCGACGGCTCCGGGTCGCGCGACACGCTGTGGGCTCGTCGGCTGCTGGAGGAGGGGTACGCCCGCGTGTACGACTCCGGGCTGGCGCGCCACGACGAGTTGCTCCAGACGGAGTTGACCGCCCGGGCGGAGGGACGCGGCCTGTGGGCCGAGAGCGACCCGGACGCCTCGCGGACGGTACGTGACGGGGCCGTCGAGAGTCTGTACCTCCCGAACGCGGTGCCGGTGGAGTCGTTCGGCGGCGAGTTACCCGACGAGCGCGTGGCGGTCCGCGCCGGCGAGAGCGCCTCGGAGCCGGGGGCACCGTTGGTCGCCGTCGACCCGGACAACCGGCTGGCGCTCGTCGGCGCGCCGCCGGTCGAGGACGACCACGTCGACGAGGTGTTCGACGGGGAGCGGGACGCCTACGACAACGAGACGTTCCTCACGAACCTGGCGACGGCGCTGGCGGACCGCGACGGCGACGTGTTGTGGGACGGGGGCCACGGCCAGTTCGGCAACGACCCCGGCGAGTCCGTCGAGGGTGTCGCCCACTACCAGCGGTTCCTCGAGGGCGTCGACGTGGGGCTCGAACAGGTCAACGACTACGAGCTGGACGGCGGGCTGGATGGCTCGCTGCTCGCTCGTGGCCGCGCGTTGGTCGTCACGCCGCCCTCGCGGGCGTTCACCCCGGCAGAACGCGAGGCGGTGACGGCGTTCCGCGACGCGGGCGGCGCGGTGATCCTCGTCGGCACCGCCGAGCACACGGAGGCGACGAGCACCGTCAACGGGTTGGCGGCGGCGCTCGGCTCGGACCTCTCGTTCGGCCGGACGGGCGTGACGGACCCAGACGCGAACCGCGGGGAGCCGTCCCAGCTCGTCACCGACGCCTTCGGCGAGTCGTTCGGGCTGTTCGCGTCCGTCGCGGACGGTGACCCGACGCTCCAGGCGGAGACGCCGACGCCGACCGCCACCGAGGCGTCGGCTACCGAGACGGAGACGAGTGCGGGCGGTGAGGACGCAGGCGAGGCGACCGCGACGAGCACGTCCGCGCCCGGGCTGGGGACACTCTCCGGTGTGGCCGGGCTCCTCGGCGGCGGGCTGTACGCGCTCCGCAGTGCCGTCGGCGAGGACGGCGACGACTCGGAGAGCGAGTGACCGCGGAGCTCGTCACTCTCCGTCGTCGCCGCGCTTGTCGATCTCGCCGCGGAGAGCGGTGGCGTCGAAGGTGTGGTCCGGGCGCACGTCGACGAACCCGAGGTACTCGCGGGCACCCAGCAGGTCCGCGGCCGGGTACGCGGTCGCGGCGGCCGCGACGGCCTCGCGAGCCCCGACCAGCGGCTCCAGCGCGGCGAGGGCACACGCCAGGTCGTACTGGCGGCTGGAATCGCGGGCGTCGGCGTAACTCGCCGCCTGCTCCTCGCGGACGCTCGTCGCGTCGATGAAGTAGAGGTCGTCGTCGACCACCAACACGTTCTCGGCTCGGAGGTCGCCGTGTGCGAGGCCGTCCTCGTGTAACAGCGCCAACTCCTCGAACAGTCGTGGTGCCAGCGCCGTCGTACGCTCGGCGGGCACCTCGTCCAGCGGCGCGAACCCCTCCAGGTAGTCGAGCACCAGGACCCCGAGGCCGTCGATCTCCAACGCCTCCACGGGTTCGGGTGCGTTCACACCCACCTCGCGCATCCGTTCGGTCGCCGCCAGTTCGTGTTCGGCCATCTCGTAGGGTGTGTCGAAGTGGTCGAAGAACCCCTCCGTGCCGGCGGTGACGGCCCCGAGGTTCCGGCCGGTCGTGAAGACGGCGTGGACCAGCGAGTTCTGGCGCGTGATCACCTTCACGAAGTAGCGGTCGTCGAGGACGAACGGCGTCGACAACCAGTTGTCCGCCTCGAGAAAGCGGACGTGTGCCGTCTCGCGTCCGTAGCGGGCGGCCAACTCCCGGACCACCGTCTCCAGACGGTCCCACGAGACGTTCCCACGCACGAGGCGTCTGACGACCATCTCGTCGGACAGTGGGTCGGCGACAGTCATAAAGGGTCGCTCGGCGACGGGCGCTGCGCGAGTGGGCCGCTCGGCGACGGGCACTGCGCGAGTGGGTCGCTCGGCGACGGGCGCTCCGGGAGCACCCGCTTTCCGGGAGTACAAGTCACTCGGCCCACTCGTCGGTACCGATGGGAACGGCCGAAGACGAGACGAGCGTGTTCGAGGAGTACCGCGACCGCGTGGACCGCCCACTCGCGCGACTGTTCCGCGAGTACGGGTCGCCGGAGATCCACTGGCTGATCGTCGGGATGGTCGCGAACGTGTTGGCACGGGCCTCGAGCCTGCTCCCGCCGGTCGTGCTCGGGGTCGCGATCGACGCGGTGTTCCTCGACCGGACGGGGTACTCGCTGTTGTTCCTCCCCGACCGGTTCGTCCCGGCCGGTGAGACCGCGCAGTTCTGGTTCTCCGTCCAGTTGATCGTCGCCGCCTTCGTCGCGACGGCCGTGTTGACGTGGGTGTACGGCGTCGCCGCCAACAACTTCGCCCACGGCGTGATGCACGCGGTTCGGGTGGACTCCTTCGAGAAGATGCAGTCGCTCGACATGTGGTTCTTCGACGGGAAACAGACCGGCGAGGTGATGTCCGTCCTCAACAACGACACCACCAACCTGGAGCGGTTCCTCGACAACGCACTCCAGAACTCCGTCCGGCTGGGCGTGATGGTGATCGGGATCGCGGTCGTGCTCTTCTCGGAGAACGCCCAACTCGCCGCGTTGACGCTCGTCGCGGTCCCGCTGATGGTCGGGTTCACGTGGTGGTTCATGCGGGCCGTCGAGCCGCGGTACACCTCCCAGCGCGAGTCCGTCGGGGACCTCAACACCCGCTTGGAGAACGCGCTCGGCGGGATGCAGTTGATCAAGACCAGCGGGACGGAGTCGTACGAGTCCGACCGCGTCCGAGACGCCTCCTACTCGTACTTCCAGGACACGATGGCGGTGTTGAAGCTCAACTACCTCTACCGGCCCGGGATGGAGTTGTTCGCGGGGCTCGCGTTCGCCACGACGTTCGTCGTCGGCGGGCTGTGGCTGACGACCGGCACCGCGCCGGGGCCGCTGACGGGGACACTCTCGGAGGGGCAGTTCGTGACGTTCCTCTTTCTCACCCAGCGGTTCACCGCCCCGCTGGCGGAGGTGTCGAACATCGTCGACTCCTACGAGAACGCCAAGGCCTCCAGCGAGCGCGTGTTCGGCCTCCAGGACGTCCCGCGTCGGATCACGGACCGCGAAGACGCCGTGGCGCTCGACGACCCGGACGGCCGCGTGGTCTACGACGACGTGTCGTTCGGCTACGAGGACGGCGACCCCGGCGCGCCGGACACGGGCGAGGCGTCGAGCGATGGCGCGTGGGCGGACGGCGGCAGTCCGGGGACCGTGGACGCGGACGGCACGGGAGGCGTGGACGAGACGAGCGGCACAACGGAGACGGACGAGCCCGAGGAGTGGGTGTTGGAGAGCGTGGACTTCACCGCGGAGCCGGGAGACACGGTCGCGTTCGTCGGGCCGACGGGCGCGGGGAAGTCGACGCTGGTGAAGCTGCTGCTCCGGCTGTACGACACGGACACGGGTGCGATCCGGATCGACGGCCACGACGTTCGCGACGTCGAGACGGCGTCGCTCCGGTCGAGTATCGGCTACGTGAGTCAGGACACGTTCCTCTTCGACGGGAGCGTCGCGGACAACGTCCGCTACGGGGAGTTCGACGCCGACCGAGAGGCGGTGGTGGCGGCGTGTGAGGCCGCCGAGGCCGACGAGTTCGTCCGGAACCTCCCCGACGGCTACGACACCCGCATCGGCGAGCGCGGGGTGAAGCTGTCGGGCGGGCAACGCCAGCGGCTCTCCATCGCCCGCACGGTGTTACAGGACCCGGAGATCCTCGTGTTGGACGAGGCGACCTCGGCGGTGGACACGGAGACGGAGCTGTTGATCCAGCGTTCACTGGACCGGCTCGCCGCGGACCGCACCACCTTCGTCATCGCCCACCGCCTGTCGACGATCCGCGACGCCGACACCGTGCTCGTGTTGGAGGACGGGCAGATCGTCGAACGCGGGACGCACGACGACCTGCTGGCCGAGGACGGGCTGTACGCGAAGTTGTGGGGTGTCCAGGCCGGCGAGATCGAGTCGTTGCCGTCGGAGTTCCTGGATCGCGCACGGGAGCGGCGGGCGGAGACGCTGTCCGACGACGACTGACACCGCACGGGCCGGCGTCTCGGCGTCACACGAACCGACGAGGGTCGAAGTAGTGGAGTCGTCGCTCGCAGGTCGTGTCACGTCGAGTCGAGAGTCGCGCGGTGGTCGTCTACGCGGCGCTCTCGCCGTACGTCTCCTCGAGGTACGCCACGATGTCGTCGGACTCGGGCATCCCCTCGACGTCGTGGGCCTCGTCGACGAGTACCGGCACACCGGTCTGGCCGCTGATCTCCTCGACTTCGGTGCGCTCGCCGTGCGAGCGCGGGACCATCACCGACTCGTACTCCAACCCGAGGTCGGCGAGCTTGTTCTTGACCTTCGCACAGTACGGACAGCCTTCCAGTTCGTAGAGGACGAGTTCCGACATCGAACTCACCTACGTGACCGAGCCTATAAAGGCGAACGGGGCTGTGCGGCGGGTGCGGGGTCGCGGTCTCGACGGGGAGCCGCCTCTCCGACTGCAGTGTGCGACCCGTGTGACACCACCACACGCGACCGGTGGGTTCACGTGGTGCGCCGGTCACGGAGAGACAACTGCAGGCGACCGATGACCCGCTCTCTCTCCTGAACGGTCCGCCGTTCACGGCACTCGCACCGCCCACGACCGACTGGACCGGGCGGTGGCGAGAGCGGTCGCCGCCGACGCGTCTCCGGGTTCCCCCCGACGGACCCGACGGCGTCACGAGAGTCGCTCTCACCGCCGCCCCCGCACCACCACAGCCACACGTGAGTCTCCCACCACGAGCCGAGATCGACCCCGAGTACCGCTTCGACCTGACGCGCATCTACGACGACCCCGCGGCGTGGCACCGCGCCGCCGACGCGTTCCGCGAGCGGGTCGCCGACCTCGAGACGACCGCACGCCGAGACTTCGACACACCGGCCGCACTCGGGAGCCTGCTCGACGCGACCGCCGCGTGCTACCGGACGCGCGACAGTCTCCGGTTGTACGCTGCCCTGTACGGCTACGTCCACACGGGCGACGACGCGGCCGCCGACCTCCGGCGCGCGAACCGCGACCTCGACACCGTGTTCGACCCGGCCGTCGCCACGGTCTGTCGCCGCCTCGCCGCCCTCAACGACGAGCGGTTCGAGGCACTCGTCGACGCACTCGACGAGGGCCGCGACGACACCACCGTCGTCCCCACCGACTACCGACCGTACGCCGAGAGTCTCCGGCGTCGAGGCCGTCACACCCGCGAGCCGGCCGTCGAGGAGACGGTGGCGACCGTCGAGGAACCGCTCGGTGCCGCGGAACGGACGATCCGTGCGGTGACGACGGAGGACCTCGATCCCGGCACCGTCGACCGACCGGACGGCACCGAGGCGGAACTCCGGATCGGGAACGTCCAAGACGAACTCCGCGAGCCCGACCGCGACTACCGACGACGAGTGTACGAGACGATCCGGTCCGAACTCGACCGCTTCGAGCACACGCTCACCCGTGCCGTCGGCGAGAAACTGAAGGCTGCCCGGGCGACCGCGACCGTCCGCGGGTACGACTCCCACCGCGCCGCCTCGCTGGCCGCCGACTCGTACCCGCCGACCGGCGTCCAGAGTGCACTCCCGGAGTCGGTCCACGACACGCTCGTCGAGGCGGTCGTCGCCGAACGCGACCCGTACGACCGCGCCCGACGGCTGCGACGGGACCGCCTGGGCGTCGACACGCTCCGTCCGTGGGACACGCGGGTCCCGTTGGTCGACGCAGACCCGACCCCGTCGTACGAGACGGCGACGGATCACGTCCTGACCGCGTTGGAGCCACTCGGCGACGACTACGTCGCCCGCGTTCACGAGATGTTGGACGAGCGGCGCGTCGACGTGTTCCCGACGGCGAACAAGCGGACCGACATCCCGGCGGCGTGCCCCGCCTCGCCGGCCGACGGACCGTACGTGTTGGCCAACTTCCGCGAGGATGTCCGGACGACGTTCTTCCTCGCACACGAACTCGGCCACGCCGCCAACGTCTCCTACCACACCGACGGGCCAACGCGGTACGCGTGCAATCGCGTCCCCGTCTCGGAGGTCCCCTCACTCGTCCACGAACTCCTGCTGGCGGACCACCTGACGACACTCGGCGGCCCGCTGGCCGACGCCGCCCGCGAGCGGCGCGTGGAACTGCTCGGCGGGAACCTCTACCGGAACGCCCGCAGCACCGCCTTCGGCCACCGGCTCGCGGAGATCGTCGCCGACGGAGAGGAACTCACCTCGGACCGCGCCCGCACGGCGAACCGACAGGTGGCCGAGCGCTTCGACCCGGTCGTGGAGCCGCCCGCGGACCGCGACGGCCGCGACTGGTTGGGCGGTGGCCTCCGCGACGCCTACACCGGTCACCAGTACGTGCTCGGTGTTCTCGGTGCGGTGGCGGCCGTCGAGGGACTCGCCGACGGGTCGCTCGCGCCAGCCGACTACCGGACGTTTCTCCGTCACACCGGCCACGACGACGCACTCGCCGCCTTCGAGCGACTCGGAGTCGACCCGACCGAGCGGTCGGCGTACCGCCGTGCCGCCGCGGCGTTCGACGGCGCCGTCGACGAGTTGGCGCGCGTGACCGCCGAGTGAGCGGTCGTCACTCCGCCGGGAGTCGACTCGCCGGCCCCTCGTGGACCACGAACTCCAGCGCGTTCACGAGGTAGTGGGCGACGACGACGGCGAGGAAGCTCCCCGTGAGGACGAACACGCCCGCCAGCACCGCGCCGAGGAGTCCGGTGACGACCATCCCGGCGGTTCCCTGTGCGCTGTGTGCGAGGCCGAACGCGACCGAGGAGGCGACGACGAGCAGCCAGACGGGGACCGCGAACCCCGCCGCGAAGGCCCCCACCAACACCGCGCGGAACAACAACTCCTCGAACAGCGCGATCACCGGCAACACCCCGGCCAACAACAGCCACCACTCGCCACGTGTCGTCGGTGCCAGTGCACCACGGAGCGCCTCCGCCGGATCGATCCCGAACCGCTGGCCCAGTCGTCCGCCGGACTCGCTGGCGACCCACAGGCCGATCCCGGCGACGACGCCGATCGCGAGGTCGAGTCCCGTCGCCACCGGCACCAGTCCCAGCGTCGCCGCCGGCACCCCCGCGAAGACGATGGCCGAGACGAGCAGTCCGGCGAACAACAACTGCGAGCCGGCGACGTTCAACAGGAGGACTCGCGTCGAGAGCTGTCGGCTCCCGACGGTGACGCCGTCCCGCTCCGCCGGGATCGGTGGGTCGAACGCGTCCGTCTCGCCGTCGACCACGGGCCCAGCACCGCCGAACGGAGTGTCGCTCGGCAGCCCGTCACCCACCGGTGTGTCACTCACCGGGGCGTCGCTCACCGGCGTACTGCCGACCGGCCCGTCGCTCACGTCGACACCGGAACGCGACTCGTTCGACGGGACTCGCGTGGAGGTCTCCGGCCGCCGCTCGTCGCTCCCCGTCCGCGGCCGCCTCGTCGACTCGCTCGCCGTCGCGTCCTCCTCGCGGTCCCCCGTCGACTCGCTCGCCGTCGCGTCCTCCTCGCGGTCCCCCGTCGACTCGCCGGTCGAGTTGGGTGGGAACTCCGGATCCCGGTCGTCGTCACCCCACCGGTCGACCGGCGTCCCGCCGTCGTCCGTCCAGCGGTCACGGCTGTCCTCGGGGTCGCGCCAGCGGTCGGCCGGACCAGTCCGGTCGGTCGGTGTCGACCGCGTCGGATCACTGTCGAGTGACGCCCGAGTCGGGTCGTCGTCGAGTGACGCCCGAGTCGGGTCGTCGGCCGCCGGCGCTCGCCGGTCCGCGTCGTCGGACTGCGACGCGTCGGTCGACGCGCCACCGCGTCCGTCTCCACCCGTCGTGTCGACCGGGTCGCGCGTGTCCCCCGTCCGGTCGACTGCAGGGCTCTCTCCCGTGTCGCGCTCGTCGTAGCCGGCCCTCTCGGTCGGCGGACCGGCCGCGTAGTCCTGCGGGTCGGGGTAGTCGGACTCCGAGAGTGTCGTCCGCTCGGTCCCGCCGGGGCCGGACAACGGGTCCGTCGGCTCGTCGCCGGCGAGTCGGTCCCGCAGCACCGCCACGCGACCGCCGGAGTCGTCGTCCATCCGTGGACTGCCGTCGACCTCGGCGGCTGCCGACACGTTCGACCCACCGTCGACCGGTCTCTCCGACGGGTCGTCCAACCGCCCGCTCGGTCCGTCGCCGACCAAGGCGGCAGAGCTCCTGGTGAGTGCGAGTAACAGCCCGAGCAACACGACGACGATCCCGGAGAAAGCGGTCCAACGCGTCACACGACACCTCGCTCGGGAACGGGGAGCGGGGTTACTGCGGGCTCGGACTGGAGGGTCCGGACACGTCGCCCGTGTCTGCGGCCTCCAGCGCGGAGCCGGTGATGTTCTTGAGGCGGTCGACCAGCGAGTCCTTCTCCGCCTCCCCCTCCAGTGCCACGTCGAGCACCTCGGAGATGTGCGAGACGGGGACGATGTCGACCATCTCCTCGTACTCCTCCTCGATCATCACGTCCTGCTCGTTCGCCTGCGGGATGATGACCGTGTCACAGCCGGACTTGGCGGCGGCCTCGATCTTGTGGGTCACCCCACCGACCGGGAGCACGTCGCCGCGCAC
This window encodes:
- a CDS encoding type II CAAX prenyl endopeptidase Rce1 family protein — encoded protein: MTRWTAFSGIVVVLLGLLLALTRSSAALVGDGPSGRLDDPSERPVDGGSNVSAAAEVDGSPRMDDDSGGRVAVLRDRLAGDEPTDPLSGPGGTERTTLSESDYPDPQDYAAGPPTERAGYDERDTGESPAVDRTGDTRDPVDTTGGDGRGGASTDASQSDDADRRAPAADDPTRASLDDDPTRASLDSDPTRSTPTDRTGPADRWRDPEDSRDRWTDDGGTPVDRWGDDDRDPEFPPNSTGESTGDREEDATASESTGDREEDATASESTRRPRTGSDERRPETSTRVPSNESRSGVDVSDGPVGSTPVSDAPVSDTPVGDGLPSDTPFGGAGPVVDGETDAFDPPIPAERDGVTVGSRQLSTRVLLLNVAGSQLLFAGLLVSAIVFAGVPAATLGLVPVATGLDLAIGVVAGIGLWVASESGGRLGQRFGIDPAEALRGALAPTTRGEWWLLLAGVLPVIALFEELLFRAVLVGAFAAGFAVPVWLLVVASSVAFGLAHSAQGTAGMVVTGLLGAVLAGVFVLTGSFLAVVVAHYLVNALEFVVHEGPASRLPAE